The segment TGGCAGGCACGGCTGGTTGACCCGTGTTTTTGGAGTCCTGATTATCCGGCCTACTATCGCATTCGCATTGAGCAGGCCGGTCAAACGACGGAGCTAATCTGTGGGATTCGTCGGTTTGGTGCCAAGAATGGTCAGTTTTGGCTGGAGGGGAAACGGTGGGTCTTGCGGGCCACTACGCTAACGCACGTGCTGGATCTTCCCTTGCAGAGCTGGCGAGAAGCTCGTTTGGCGATTTTCGCAGACGATCCGCCTTCGAATCTGCTGGAACAGGCAACGGAACAGGGCTTAATGTTGATGCTTGATTTAGAGCAGGACAATTGGTCAGCACGATTGCCGCAGGTCGCCAAGTCGCCGTCGGTTGCGATCGTGGTCGTCCCATTTGATGCATCGCTGGAACGTTGCCGAGAGTTGGCCCCCAATCTGTTAATTGCCAAGCGATTGCCGGACGACAAATTCGCGTCAGGATTGGATCAAGTGGACGTCTTGCTATGTGACTTGGGCCAGTTGGAAGGCAGGACTCAACTGAATTGTCGGGAGAAGCCGGTGGTTGGCTATCGCGGCTCACCCGGCTTGATTGACTTAGTTGCTGCTCGGGCTGCCTGTGATGCATTGCAGCGTGATTTGGCGCCCGGATTTGATTTGAGTGGATATGTCGTCTGAGGGTTGAACATGAATGACAAATCGCCCCGAGAAGATTCACGCGATGCTTTGTCGCGATATGTCAGGCAGTCTTTATTTGCTCCACTCGGGACAGAAGGTCAGGCTCGGCTGGCCGCCTCAACTGCGCTCGTTTGCGGATGTGGGGCTCTCGGTTCGGTGATTGCCAACACGTTAGCTCGTGCTGGCGTGGGGCACCTGAGGATTGTGGATCGTGATTTCTTAGAACTCAATAACTTGCAGCGGCAAGTGCTATATGACGAGCAGGATGTCGCGTCGGGATTGCCAAAAGCGATTGCCGCAAAACGTCGACTTGAACAGATCAATTCGCAAATCGTCGTCGAAGCGGTTGTTGAGGATATTGATTATCGAAATATCAATAAACTCATTGAAGGCGTTGACGTCATTCTGGACGGCACTGATAACTTCGAAACACGATTCTTATTGAATGATGTTGCGGTAAGCTCTGGGATCCCTTGGGTCTATGGGGGCTGTATTGGTGCCGAGGGGCAGACAATGACCATCGTTCCCGGGCAGACCGGCTGTTTGCGTTGTCTGATGAAAGAGACTCCGCCGCCTGGAACGACGCCAACTTGCGATACCGCGGGTATCCTTGGACCGATCATCAATGTGATTGCCTCTTTTGAAGCCTGTGAAGCAATCAAGATCATGTCGGGCCATACTGAAGCGATTAGCCGTTCACTCAATGTGTTTGACATGTGGGATAACCGCTCGCGACAAGTGAAGCTTGAATCTCTGCGCGAATCGGCTGACTGTCCGACTTGCAATCATCATCAGTTTCCCTGGTTAACAGGGGAACGTGGTGGGCAATCCGCCGTTTTATGTGGTCGGAACGCCGTCCAGTTGACGTTTGAGCGAGGTAAAAAATTGTCACTTGAACAGCTGGCTAAGAAACTTGAGAGCGTGGGAAAGGTGACGCTGAATTCATTTTTGTTGCGATTTGAGGTTGATGATTATCGACTCACTCTCTTTCCCGATGGTCGCGCTATTGTTGGCGGAACAGAGGACGTCGCGGAGGCAAAGACCATCTATGCAAAGTACATCGGTAATTAGTCAACAAACGGTGGCGATTATTGCTTATCGGGTGGCTTTTGCTTTAAGCATCATTCGTTTCTCTGGGGATGCTGCTGCGGAAGACGTCTCGAGTGGTCAGCCAAGGGAAGCACCGGGTAAGGTCCGCTTTGTGCCATCGGAAAACGAAGTAAATGTCGCTCCAATCTTCCGGCTTGAGCAACACATATTTGAATACCAATTGACACCGGTCAGAAGACGTTGGTTGCAGCTTGTGCAGGAACAAACCGTGCGGTTTCCGTCTCCACGCGCGACTGCGTTTCAATGTAACAACACGGTCCACTGTGAATATTTTTTGCGGAAAGGCAAGAAGCCCGCTCCGGGGGTTGTTGTCTTGCATATTCTCGGTGGTGACTTTGAACTATCGCGGACGATTTGTCGAACGCTGGCGTTGAATGGTATTGGAGCGTTATTCGTTAAAATGCCCTACTACGGTCCACGTCGGTCGCCTGGGAAAGACGTGCGGATGATTTCCGCCGACTTGAGGCAGACCACAGAAGCGATGCAGCAAGCTGTGCTCGATATTCGCCGAGCGACGGCCTGGCTTGGGAGTCGCCCCGAGATCGCCCAAGGCCGTTTGGGAATTACCGGCATTAGCTTGGGAGGTGTCGTCGCCGCACTGGTAGGCTCTGCTGAGCCCCAACTCACCAACGCTTGCCTTGTCTTGGCAGGTGGGGATTTGGAGAAAATTATTCGAGAATCGGACGAGTTGAGGAATGTACGAAAACAATGGGACGATCAGTCAATCGACGAAGGCGAAATTGCAGCTCGGCTGCAAACAGTCGATCCCCTTACCTACGCCAAACAACTGAAACAGCGACACTTGCTCATGTTGAACGCACGAAAGGATAAGGTGATTCCACCTGCATGCAGTCAAGCTTTATGGGAGGCTGCCGGCAAACCTGAAATAGAATGGTGGAATGCCGATCATTACTCCGCGGCATGGTATTTACCGCGTGGGCTCGCGCGTATGATTGATTTTTTTCACAGGTCCCACGAGTCGGAGTAATGTGTTGGGCTTCTCGATGAGCCGTTCGACGAACGGCTAGCAATCACCTGTTTTCAATCGAATTCTTAAAGCGATTGGCAGCCGATGGCAACTTCTGAGTCGAATAGGGAGATCAATTGAGACAGTGTGACAAGATCACCGTTACCAATCGATCGGTTGTCAAGAGATAGCACTGGAACGAGTTCTCCCATTGTGCCCGTGCAAAACATTTCATCGGCTTCGAGAAGCTCTTGGGGAGCAATGTCCCGGGTCTCAGCGGCGATACCATTTCGTTGGCAGAGATCCAATACAGTGGCTCGAGTTATGCCTTCCGGACAAGCATCGCAAGTCGAGGTGAGTACGACTGCATTCTTGACGATGAAAATGTGGGTGGCATTCGTTTCGGCTAAAAAACCACGAGTGTCTAGCATCAGGGCATCGTCAGCGTTCGCCGCATTCGCCTCCAGCTTTGCCAGAATCGAAGTCAATTGGTTGCACGAATGGATTCGCTGATCCAAAACGTCCGGTGCCGGACGGCGGTGTATGGCCGTCATTAAGTGCAAACCGGAACGATCGTAAACGGGCGGTTTGTGTTCCGCCAGAATGAATAGCGAGCAGCCTTGGGTGTTGATGCGCGGGTCCAGGCCTGATGTGTATTTGATGCCGCGACTCAGCGTAAGTCGAATGTGCACATTGGTGCTCATCTGATTAGCCGCCAGAGTACGACGTAACTGTTCGGTGATTTGCTCGTCGCTCGGAATGCCTTGGTATTCAAGCATTTCAGCTGACTTGCGGAGCCGATTCAAATGTTCTTTCAGCTTGAAAATTCCCCGATCATACAAACGAAGACCTTCCCAAACGGCGTCTCCATTTTGAACGGCTGAGTCAAATGGGCTGACACCTGCTTCGTCTCGATGGCTCAGCTTTCCGTTGATGTTGACGATCAGATTGTCGTTGAGCGTGTTGAATTGCTGTAGCATTTTGATTGGATGAGTGAGTTTATTGAGGTGTCATGCAAAATGGTTCAATTTGAGAGTGAATCTCTTGGCATTCGGCCAGCAGTTTCTGAAAACAATCAGGTAGTCGTTCATTTTTGACTCGGTGTTTTCCAAATTCGCTCGATTTGTAGGCGTTAGCATACCAATGCTTTCCCCAGATACCGTCACTTTCTCGCGCCCCGGTCGGCCAGTTGAGCATTTTGGGCATAAACTCAATTGAAAATGATTCACAAATGGCCGGAAGCATTTGTTGAGGAGAATTAAGCAGGTCTCGTGCACGTAGCACAACGGGAGTCGTTTTAGATTCCTGTTGGATGAGTTGAAACAATTCAAGTTGCTGTGGTAAGCCCGTTTCGAGAAGTGTGACATTCGGAAGGATCTTGATCAATGAGAGCAACATTTCCTCCGGGTCGCGGAGAAGAAAGCCATGTTGAAAATCAGAGCCAACTAGCCAGGTGCGATCGATATGATCCAGTAGATGATGAGACATTTGTTTCTGGTAGAAGACCGATGTTCCTGTGGGGAGAGGATTAGTCAGCT is part of the Pirellulaceae bacterium genome and harbors:
- a CDS encoding ThiF family adenylyltransferase; the protein is MNDKSPREDSRDALSRYVRQSLFAPLGTEGQARLAASTALVCGCGALGSVIANTLARAGVGHLRIVDRDFLELNNLQRQVLYDEQDVASGLPKAIAAKRRLEQINSQIVVEAVVEDIDYRNINKLIEGVDVILDGTDNFETRFLLNDVAVSSGIPWVYGGCIGAEGQTMTIVPGQTGCLRCLMKETPPPGTTPTCDTAGILGPIINVIASFEACEAIKIMSGHTEAISRSLNVFDMWDNRSRQVKLESLRESADCPTCNHHQFPWLTGERGGQSAVLCGRNAVQLTFERGKKLSLEQLAKKLESVGKVTLNSFLLRFEVDDYRLTLFPDGRAIVGGTEDVAEAKTIYAKYIGN
- a CDS encoding alpha/beta hydrolase family protein, whose protein sequence is MQSTSVISQQTVAIIAYRVAFALSIIRFSGDAAAEDVSSGQPREAPGKVRFVPSENEVNVAPIFRLEQHIFEYQLTPVRRRWLQLVQEQTVRFPSPRATAFQCNNTVHCEYFLRKGKKPAPGVVVLHILGGDFELSRTICRTLALNGIGALFVKMPYYGPRRSPGKDVRMISADLRQTTEAMQQAVLDIRRATAWLGSRPEIAQGRLGITGISLGGVVAALVGSAEPQLTNACLVLAGGDLEKIIRESDELRNVRKQWDDQSIDEGEIAARLQTVDPLTYAKQLKQRHLLMLNARKDKVIPPACSQALWEAAGKPEIEWWNADHYSAAWYLPRGLARMIDFFHRSHESE
- a CDS encoding aminotransferase class IV, which translates into the protein MLQQFNTLNDNLIVNINGKLSHRDEAGVSPFDSAVQNGDAVWEGLRLYDRGIFKLKEHLNRLRKSAEMLEYQGIPSDEQITEQLRRTLAANQMSTNVHIRLTLSRGIKYTSGLDPRINTQGCSLFILAEHKPPVYDRSGLHLMTAIHRRPAPDVLDQRIHSCNQLTSILAKLEANAANADDALMLDTRGFLAETNATHIFIVKNAVVLTSTCDACPEGITRATVLDLCQRNGIAAETRDIAPQELLEADEMFCTGTMGELVPVLSLDNRSIGNGDLVTLSQLISLFDSEVAIGCQSL